Proteins co-encoded in one Pseudomonas beijingensis genomic window:
- a CDS encoding acyl-CoA thioesterase encodes MEPGNAQLSMTVLMTPDMANFSGNVHGGTLLKYLDEVAYACASRYAGRYVVTLSVDQVIFREPIHVGELVTFLASVNYTGNTSMEVGIKVVTENIRERSVRHTNSCFFTMVAVDDQRKPAAVPPLQPQNSEEKRRYEQAQQRRQIRQELERRYQEIKADGP; translated from the coding sequence ATGGAACCCGGAAACGCCCAGCTGTCGATGACGGTGTTGATGACCCCTGATATGGCCAACTTCTCTGGCAATGTCCATGGCGGCACCTTGCTCAAATACCTCGACGAAGTCGCCTACGCCTGCGCCAGCCGCTACGCCGGACGCTACGTGGTGACCCTGTCGGTTGACCAGGTCATCTTCCGTGAGCCGATCCATGTCGGCGAGCTGGTGACCTTCCTGGCCTCGGTGAACTACACCGGCAACACGTCGATGGAAGTGGGCATCAAAGTCGTGACCGAAAATATTCGCGAACGCTCGGTGCGCCACACCAACAGTTGCTTCTTCACCATGGTTGCGGTGGATGACCAGCGTAAACCCGCTGCCGTGCCGCCCTTGCAGCCGCAAAACAGCGAAGAAAAACGCCGCTACGAACAAGCCCAGCAACGCCGGCAAATCCGCCAGGAGCTGGAGAGACGCTACCAGGAGATCAAGGCGGACGGGCCTTAA
- the pdxY gene encoding pyridoxal kinase PdxY, translated as MKRTPHLLAIQSHVVFGHAGNSAAVFPMQRVGVNVWPLNTVQFSNHTQYGQWTGEVLAPEQIPALVEGIAAIGELGHCDAVLSGYLGSAAQGRAILTGVARIKAANPKALYLCDPVMGHPEKGCIVAPEVSEFLLEEAAAVADLMCPNQLELDSFSGRKAQSLFDCLAMARALLARGPKAVLVKHLAYPGKPDDSFEMLLVTADGSWHLRRPLLAFPRQPVGVGDLTSGLFLARILLGDSLVAAFEFTAAAVHEVLLETQACTSYELELVRAQDRIAHPRVRFEAVPINL; from the coding sequence ATGAAACGTACGCCTCATCTGCTTGCCATTCAGTCCCATGTGGTGTTCGGTCACGCTGGCAATAGCGCTGCGGTGTTTCCGATGCAGCGGGTCGGCGTGAATGTCTGGCCGCTCAATACCGTGCAGTTTTCCAATCACACCCAGTACGGCCAATGGACCGGTGAGGTGCTGGCGCCAGAGCAGATACCAGCGTTGGTAGAAGGCATTGCAGCCATCGGTGAGCTGGGTCATTGCGATGCGGTGTTGTCCGGTTACCTGGGGAGTGCGGCTCAGGGGCGGGCGATCCTGACGGGGGTGGCGCGGATCAAGGCTGCCAATCCCAAGGCGCTGTACCTGTGTGACCCGGTCATGGGACATCCAGAGAAGGGCTGCATCGTGGCGCCCGAAGTGAGCGAATTTCTCCTGGAAGAAGCCGCTGCCGTGGCGGACCTCATGTGCCCGAACCAACTGGAACTGGACAGTTTTTCGGGGCGCAAGGCACAGTCGTTGTTCGATTGCCTGGCCATGGCCCGCGCGTTGCTGGCCCGCGGCCCGAAGGCGGTGCTGGTCAAGCACCTGGCCTATCCCGGCAAACCCGATGACAGTTTCGAAATGCTGCTGGTGACCGCCGATGGCAGCTGGCACCTGCGCCGTCCACTGCTGGCTTTCCCGCGCCAGCCGGTGGGCGTGGGTGACCTGACGTCGGGGTTGTTCCTGGCGCGGATACTGCTGGGAGACAGCCTGGTGGCGGCGTTCGAATTCACCGCCGCGGCGGTGCACGAAGTGCTGCTGGAGACCCAGGCATGCACCAGCTATGAGCTGGAACTGGTCCGCGCCCAGGACCGGATCGCCCATCCACGGGTGCGGTTCGAGGCTGTGCCAATCAACCTCTGA
- a CDS encoding DUF3301 domain-containing protein translates to MLTLGNIFVLMLLATGGAWLWHNHGLRERALARVMQHCANLKIELLDGNVALKKIGFVKDAKGRRRLARVYTFEFTVTGESRHSGTITQFGAHSAQIELAPYPMPFEETPPAPIEPAQTRPRAEVIELSQWRQEHNKWKP, encoded by the coding sequence ATGCTGACCCTTGGAAACATCTTCGTGCTGATGCTGCTGGCTACCGGCGGTGCCTGGCTGTGGCACAACCATGGCTTGCGCGAGCGGGCGTTGGCGAGGGTCATGCAGCATTGCGCCAACCTCAAGATCGAGCTACTGGACGGCAACGTGGCGCTGAAAAAAATCGGCTTCGTGAAGGACGCCAAGGGTCGACGACGACTGGCTCGCGTCTACACCTTCGAGTTCACCGTCACCGGCGAAAGCCGTCATTCGGGCACCATCACCCAGTTCGGTGCCCACAGCGCGCAAATAGAACTAGCGCCCTACCCGATGCCTTTCGAAGAAACCCCGCCAGCGCCCATTGAACCGGCCCAGACCAGGCCCAGGGCCGAAGTCATCGAGTTGAGCCAGTGGCGCCAGGAACACAACAAGTGGAAGCCTTGA
- a CDS encoding CobW family GTP-binding protein, whose translation MLQHIPTHVIAGPLGAGKTSLIRHLLAQRPANERWAVLINEFGQIGLDAALLTQAGDGIALGEVAGGCLCCVNGAPFQIGLGRLLRKSRPDRLFIEPSGLGHPAQLMQQLSEAPWLGVLAVQPCVVVLDARAMANGKPLPDAQRPALADAGLLVLNKSESLTHADRERVTAQLSGSVLYWTQQAALPIDRLPGLTARGSGAVDNLNLPKRLGQIPAIWTDPTQPICLHQQQDGGWSIGWRWHPSQRFDAAVLTRWLQGQDWKRAKMVIHSHDGWVSANALEGALLGWQASEWRQDSRIELIFDQPQDVDRLQAGLVNCRCS comes from the coding sequence ATGTTGCAGCACATTCCCACCCATGTCATCGCCGGTCCCTTGGGCGCCGGCAAGACCAGCCTGATCAGGCATCTGCTGGCCCAGCGTCCGGCCAACGAGCGCTGGGCGGTGCTGATCAACGAGTTCGGTCAGATCGGCCTGGATGCCGCGCTCCTGACCCAGGCTGGCGATGGTATCGCACTGGGGGAAGTGGCCGGCGGCTGCTTGTGCTGCGTCAACGGCGCGCCGTTTCAGATCGGACTTGGGCGTTTGCTGCGCAAGTCCCGGCCGGATCGGCTGTTCATCGAACCCTCGGGCCTGGGTCATCCTGCGCAGTTGATGCAGCAACTGAGTGAGGCGCCATGGCTCGGTGTGCTCGCGGTACAACCCTGTGTAGTGGTGTTGGATGCCCGGGCGATGGCGAACGGCAAGCCCTTGCCGGACGCGCAACGACCAGCCTTGGCGGATGCCGGACTGCTGGTGCTGAACAAGTCCGAGAGCCTCACGCACGCCGATCGCGAACGGGTGACGGCGCAACTGTCAGGGTCTGTGTTGTACTGGACGCAACAGGCTGCATTACCGATAGATCGATTGCCAGGCCTTACGGCTCGGGGCAGCGGGGCTGTGGATAACTTGAACCTGCCCAAGCGTCTGGGCCAGATCCCGGCCATCTGGACCGACCCGACGCAGCCAATCTGCCTGCACCAGCAGCAGGACGGTGGCTGGAGTATTGGCTGGCGCTGGCACCCAAGCCAACGCTTCGACGCAGCGGTGCTGACGCGATGGCTACAAGGCCAGGACTGGAAACGGGCGAAGATGGTTATCCACAGCCACGACGGTTGGGTTTCAGCCAATGCGTTGGAGGGGGCGTTGCTGGGCTGGCAAGCCAGTGAGTGGCGCCAGGATTCCCGGATCGAGCTTATTTTCGATCAGCCGCAAGACGTCGATCGCCTGCAAGCCGGTCTGGTGAATTGTCGGTGTTCTTGA
- a CDS encoding NADH:ubiquinone oxidoreductase: MRMIGWLLLALTSNQALAQACVVHSQAERLDVKVCQQNRSIPQKLFADGFCQPNLAGQKVEVQYVDQCPGGAFGVCSNAQVANMPYRQDIHYYGVATDAAYLQPFCEGQSQGTWLKP; encoded by the coding sequence ATGCGAATGATCGGTTGGTTATTACTGGCACTGACGTCGAACCAGGCGCTGGCCCAGGCCTGCGTGGTTCACAGCCAGGCGGAGCGACTCGATGTGAAAGTCTGCCAACAGAACCGCAGCATTCCGCAGAAGCTGTTTGCCGACGGCTTCTGCCAGCCGAACCTTGCCGGCCAGAAGGTCGAAGTGCAATACGTCGATCAATGCCCTGGCGGCGCATTCGGCGTCTGCAGCAACGCCCAGGTCGCCAATATGCCTTACCGCCAGGATATTCACTATTACGGCGTGGCGACCGATGCCGCTTACCTGCAGCCATTTTGCGAAGGGCAAAGCCAGGGCACCTGGCTCAAGCCTTAA
- a CDS encoding DUF1826 domain-containing protein: protein MLAPSLKRAVRVRQVQGDTPGIFTQILEDGTNLAVWQRQLPAHISDFAAMVLAMDQPLAESRVLDLPEEDSQPTLHGLAAGFSDLQGYEGFIADVSWLVSAFACLLGAQRVGLRLRTLDKAMCPRFHVDHVPVRLLTTYAGVGSQWLKEEAMDRRRLAQPEAEPADPLVIQQFGCGDVGLLKGEKWHGNEGFGLIHRSPEPAPGERRLILTLDWLA, encoded by the coding sequence ATGCTGGCGCCCAGTCTGAAAAGAGCGGTGCGGGTGCGGCAGGTCCAAGGTGATACGCCGGGGATATTCACGCAGATCCTGGAGGATGGCACCAACCTGGCGGTCTGGCAGCGACAGCTTCCCGCACACATCAGCGACTTCGCGGCCATGGTGCTGGCGATGGACCAGCCGTTGGCTGAGTCACGGGTGCTCGACTTGCCAGAGGAAGACTCCCAGCCAACGCTGCACGGCTTGGCCGCAGGTTTCAGCGACCTGCAAGGCTATGAAGGCTTCATCGCCGATGTGTCCTGGCTGGTCAGTGCGTTTGCCTGCCTACTGGGCGCCCAACGGGTCGGTCTGCGCCTGCGCACGCTGGACAAGGCCATGTGCCCGCGCTTCCACGTTGATCACGTGCCGGTGCGGCTGCTGACCACCTATGCGGGCGTCGGCAGCCAGTGGCTCAAGGAAGAGGCCATGGATCGCCGGCGCCTGGCACAGCCTGAGGCAGAGCCGGCGGATCCGCTGGTGATCCAGCAGTTTGGTTGCGGTGATGTCGGCTTGCTTAAAGGCGAAAAATGGCACGGTAATGAGGGGTTTGGCTTGATCCATCGCTCGCCGGAGCCCGCGCCGGGGGAGCGCCGATTGATTCTCACGCTGGATTGGCTCGCTTAA
- the zigA gene encoding zinc metallochaperone GTPase ZigA: MPNRLPVTVLSGFLGAGKSTLLNHVLRNRDNLRVAVIVNDMSEINIDGSEVQRDVTLSRSEEKLVEMSNGCICCTLREDLLEEVGQLAREGRFDYLLIESTGISEPLPVAETFTFRDEEGRSLADVARLDTMVTVVDGVNFLLDYQAAESLASRGETLGEEDERSITDLLIEQIEFADVILISKIDLISQHEREELTAILRRHNAQAQIIPMVMGQVPLGRILDTGLFDFERAAQAPGWLQELRGEHVPETEEYGIASTAYRARRPFHPQRFFNFIDRPWPNGKLLRSKGFFWLASKPEEAGSWSQAGGLMRHGFAGRWWRFVPKNQWPQDEESTAAIMKNWLAATGDCRQELVFIGQDIDFGQLAAELDACLLTDAEMAQGVESWRLLPDPFGPWREEVAA, translated from the coding sequence ATGCCCAATCGCCTTCCCGTAACCGTGCTGTCCGGATTCCTCGGTGCCGGTAAAAGCACGCTGCTCAACCACGTCCTGCGCAATCGCGACAATCTGCGAGTTGCCGTGATCGTCAACGATATGAGCGAGATCAACATCGATGGCAGCGAAGTCCAGCGAGATGTCACCCTGAGTCGTTCCGAAGAGAAATTGGTGGAAATGAGCAACGGCTGCATCTGCTGCACGTTGCGTGAGGACCTGCTCGAAGAAGTCGGGCAACTCGCCAGGGAAGGGCGTTTTGATTACCTGCTGATCGAATCCACGGGTATTTCCGAGCCGTTGCCAGTGGCGGAAACCTTCACCTTTCGTGATGAAGAGGGCCGAAGCCTGGCCGATGTGGCGCGACTCGACACCATGGTAACGGTGGTTGATGGGGTGAATTTCCTGCTGGATTACCAGGCCGCCGAAAGCCTGGCGTCACGGGGCGAAACCCTGGGAGAGGAGGATGAGCGCTCGATCACCGACCTGCTGATCGAACAGATCGAGTTCGCCGACGTGATTCTGATCAGCAAGATCGACCTGATCAGCCAGCACGAGCGGGAAGAACTGACCGCGATTCTGCGGCGTCACAACGCCCAGGCGCAGATCATTCCCATGGTCATGGGGCAGGTGCCACTGGGCAGAATCCTCGACACAGGCCTTTTCGACTTCGAACGCGCCGCCCAGGCACCTGGTTGGCTGCAGGAACTGCGCGGTGAGCACGTGCCGGAAACCGAGGAATATGGCATCGCCTCGACCGCTTATCGGGCACGCCGGCCGTTCCATCCCCAGCGGTTCTTCAACTTCATCGACCGGCCGTGGCCCAATGGCAAACTCCTGCGCTCCAAGGGGTTCTTCTGGCTGGCCAGCAAACCTGAGGAGGCGGGCAGTTGGTCCCAGGCCGGCGGTTTGATGCGGCATGGCTTCGCCGGGCGCTGGTGGCGGTTCGTGCCGAAAAACCAATGGCCGCAGGATGAAGAGAGCACAGCGGCGATCATGAAGAACTGGCTGGCTGCCACAGGCGATTGCCGTCAGGAGCTGGTCTTCATTGGTCAGGACATTGATTTTGGCCAACTCGCCGCTGAACTGGACGCTTGCCTGCTCACCGATGCGGAAATGGCCCAGGGCGTCGAAAGTTGGCGTTTGTTGCCGGATCCGTTCGGTCCATGGCGTGAAGAGGTTGCAGCGTGA
- a CDS encoding glutamine synthetase, with protein sequence MHNHLKIVFAVPLLLWALGAAAQTPLLANCTRSANLLACVDIQGNAYSVATAGNTIYLRGFEAASRRYWAQTNSRYGQLTFFTGLASDGESWVGYSRRVGWTTLNRFSSSGGSTGAFTCGRMNGCQDSSR encoded by the coding sequence ATGCACAATCATCTGAAAATCGTTTTTGCCGTCCCGCTGTTGCTGTGGGCGCTAGGCGCTGCGGCCCAAACTCCGCTCTTGGCCAACTGCACCCGCAGCGCGAATTTGCTGGCCTGCGTGGATATACAGGGCAATGCCTATAGCGTCGCGACGGCTGGAAACACGATCTATTTGCGCGGCTTTGAAGCCGCCAGTCGCCGGTACTGGGCGCAAACGAACAGCCGTTACGGTCAGCTCACGTTCTTTACCGGCTTGGCGTCCGATGGAGAAAGTTGGGTGGGGTACAGTCGGCGTGTGGGCTGGACAACCCTCAATCGCTTTTCAAGCTCGGGCGGTAGCACCGGCGCATTTACATGCGGCCGCATGAACGGTTGCCAGGACTCATCGCGCTGA
- the folE2 gene encoding GTP cyclohydrolase FolE2, with translation MNALTLPDVAAQVSRQTLPLDWVGMCGIATPVLIDGQRLRATADAGVSLDDGEARGIHMSRLYLALGLLEETPLSPALLRRILEQFLDSHEGLSQAASLSVHTDLLLKRPALVSPLSGWKSYPVSIEAHLKNKMFHVELKIQIPYSSTCPCSAALARQLIQQQFVDDFANKKLEHAEILAWLGSSNGIVATPHSQRSTATLTLRLNADVEELPLQSFINEAEAALGTAVQTAVKRADEQAFALANGQNLMFCEDAARRLSTALTRSSAITALDVRVVHAESLHAHDAVAQSRWTREPS, from the coding sequence ATGAATGCGTTAACGCTGCCCGACGTGGCTGCGCAGGTTTCACGTCAAACCCTGCCCCTTGATTGGGTAGGCATGTGTGGCATCGCAACGCCAGTGTTGATTGACGGCCAGCGTCTCAGAGCAACGGCCGATGCCGGTGTCAGTCTCGATGACGGCGAGGCGCGGGGCATTCATATGTCGCGCTTATACCTGGCGCTGGGGCTACTTGAAGAGACACCACTGTCGCCAGCGCTATTGCGCCGAATCCTCGAGCAATTTCTCGATAGCCATGAAGGCTTGTCCCAGGCGGCTTCGCTCAGCGTGCATACCGATCTGCTGCTCAAACGTCCGGCGCTAGTCAGCCCGCTGTCGGGCTGGAAAAGTTATCCGGTGAGCATCGAAGCTCACCTGAAAAACAAAATGTTCCACGTGGAACTGAAAATTCAGATCCCCTATTCTTCGACTTGCCCTTGTTCGGCAGCCCTTGCCCGACAGTTGATCCAACAGCAATTCGTCGACGACTTTGCCAACAAGAAACTTGAGCACGCCGAAATTCTCGCCTGGTTGGGTTCATCGAACGGCATTGTCGCCACTCCTCATAGCCAGCGCAGTACCGCGACCCTGACTTTGCGCCTTAACGCCGATGTCGAGGAATTGCCCCTGCAGTCCTTCATCAACGAGGCCGAAGCAGCTCTCGGTACCGCCGTACAGACCGCCGTCAAACGCGCCGATGAACAAGCATTCGCCCTGGCCAACGGCCAAAACCTGATGTTCTGCGAAGACGCCGCGCGGCGATTGAGCACGGCCCTGACCCGCTCATCGGCGATCACCGCCCTGGATGTCCGCGTCGTGCACGCCGAAAGCCTTCATGCCCATGACGCCGTGGCGCAAAGCCGCTGGACCCGGGAGCCATCATGA
- a CDS encoding metal ABC transporter ATP-binding protein, whose protein sequence is MINCQALRWGAPGQPLTPPLAMERPAGSLTAIIGANGSGKSSLLKVLAGLQKPLAGKVALNVPRRGGISFLPQQQHLDRQFPISLQDLVAAGSWGNRHTPAMRRQLLQTVLEDWALNGLEHRPLMALSGGELQRALLARLGLAEAPLLLLDEPHAALDEQGQALLWKHIHRWHAAGRTLVVVCHDLAAVRQHVPHTLLIKNTGCVLGRSVDLIAQQPHTWVA, encoded by the coding sequence ATGATCAACTGCCAAGCACTGCGCTGGGGTGCGCCCGGACAACCCCTTACACCGCCCCTCGCCATGGAGCGACCGGCAGGCAGCCTCACCGCCATCATCGGTGCCAACGGCTCGGGCAAAAGCAGCCTGTTGAAAGTGCTCGCGGGGCTACAAAAGCCGCTAGCCGGAAAAGTCGCGTTGAATGTTCCACGGCGTGGCGGGATTTCATTCCTGCCCCAGCAGCAACATTTGGATCGGCAATTCCCCATCAGCTTGCAAGACCTGGTGGCGGCCGGCTCTTGGGGCAATCGCCACACACCAGCCATGCGTAGACAGTTGCTGCAAACCGTACTGGAGGACTGGGCACTGAACGGCCTTGAGCATCGTCCACTGATGGCGCTGTCGGGAGGCGAGTTGCAACGTGCCCTGCTCGCGCGCTTGGGCTTGGCCGAAGCGCCCTTGCTGTTGCTCGACGAACCCCACGCCGCCCTCGACGAACAAGGCCAAGCACTGCTGTGGAAGCACATTCATCGCTGGCACGCCGCAGGCAGGACCCTCGTGGTGGTGTGTCATGATCTGGCAGCGGTCCGCCAACATGTCCCCCATACGCTGCTCATAAAAAACACCGGCTGCGTGCTGGGCCGCAGTGTCGACTTGATTGCCCAACAACCCCATACGTGGGTGGCCTGA
- a CDS encoding metal ABC transporter permease, producing MLAATHLWQPFQEFVFMRRALLGGLVLACSTAPLGVFLILRRMSLIGDAVAHGILPGAALGFWFAGLSLPALTLGGLGAGLSMAGLAAWITRRTGLREDASLAAIYPISLAAGVLILGMAGKRLDLLHLLFGSALAVDGPTLTGMLWVSGASLVAMALIYRPLLLDTLDPLFLQTVSRLGPLAHGVFLTLVVLNLVIGFQAIGALMVVGLMMLPAAASRFWSRRLPLLMLIAGLLGCLSVWLGLLLSFYYSLPSGPSIVLVAGVLYLLSVVFGPVHGLLRRPPLLTSQ from the coding sequence ATGCTTGCGGCCACTCATCTCTGGCAACCGTTCCAAGAGTTTGTCTTCATGCGCCGGGCTTTGCTAGGTGGTCTGGTGTTGGCGTGCAGCACGGCGCCGTTGGGCGTATTCCTGATTCTTCGGCGCATGAGCTTGATTGGTGACGCCGTGGCTCACGGTATTCTGCCCGGCGCCGCCCTCGGGTTCTGGTTCGCCGGGCTGAGCCTGCCGGCCTTGACTTTGGGCGGCCTGGGCGCGGGCCTGAGCATGGCCGGGCTCGCCGCCTGGATTACCCGGCGCACTGGCCTACGGGAGGACGCCAGCCTCGCGGCGATTTATCCCATTTCCCTGGCGGCCGGCGTGCTGATCCTCGGCATGGCCGGCAAACGCCTGGACTTACTACACCTGCTGTTTGGTTCGGCCTTGGCGGTAGACGGTCCGACACTTACAGGCATGCTGTGGGTTTCCGGCGCCAGCCTGGTGGCGATGGCGTTGATTTATCGACCGCTGCTGCTCGACACCCTGGACCCATTGTTCCTGCAAACCGTCAGTCGCCTCGGTCCGTTGGCCCATGGCGTGTTCTTGACCCTGGTGGTGCTGAACCTGGTGATCGGCTTCCAGGCCATCGGCGCGCTGATGGTGGTCGGCCTGATGATGCTGCCAGCCGCCGCGTCGCGATTCTGGAGCCGTCGCCTGCCGCTACTGATGCTGATCGCCGGGCTGCTCGGTTGCCTCTCGGTTTGGCTTGGCCTGCTGCTGTCTTTCTATTACTCACTGCCCAGCGGGCCGTCCATCGTTCTGGTGGCAGGCGTGTTGTATCTGTTGTCGGTGGTATTCGGTCCGGTGCACGGTTTGCTGCGCCGCCCGCCTTTGCTCACATCCCAATGA
- a CDS encoding metal ABC transporter substrate-binding protein, with protein sequence MRVLLVLLSLMLSMSVSAAEKLQVVTSFSILADMTRQVGGEHIQITNMVGPDADAHTYEPTPDDAKALLRAKLIIKNGLGFEPWLDRLVTSTETSAPVISASRGVIPRSLDEDGETIPDPHAWHNLANAELYVSNIAKALEAADPANKADYERNSQAYLKKIYALLAEAKTKLGTLPAGNRKIVTSHDAFGYLGQAYGIEFMAPQGLSTEREPSAAEVAALITQIRQAKVKAVFMENIKDARLLKQIADESGAHIGGTLYSDALAASGPASTFTGLFEYNLNTLYEALSRP encoded by the coding sequence ATGCGCGTTCTGCTCGTGCTACTCAGTCTGATGCTGTCCATGTCCGTGTCCGCCGCCGAAAAGCTCCAGGTCGTGACCAGCTTCAGCATCCTCGCCGACATGACTCGCCAGGTCGGCGGTGAGCATATTCAAATCACCAACATGGTCGGGCCGGACGCCGATGCGCACACCTACGAACCAACGCCAGACGACGCCAAGGCGTTGCTCAGGGCAAAACTGATCATCAAGAATGGCTTGGGCTTCGAGCCATGGCTGGATCGCCTGGTGACCAGCACCGAAACCAGCGCCCCGGTGATCAGCGCCAGCCGCGGCGTCATCCCACGGTCACTGGATGAGGATGGCGAGACCATTCCCGACCCGCACGCATGGCACAACCTGGCGAACGCCGAGCTGTACGTCAGCAACATCGCCAAGGCACTGGAGGCGGCCGACCCGGCCAACAAAGCTGATTACGAACGCAACAGCCAAGCGTACTTGAAGAAGATCTACGCCCTGCTCGCCGAAGCCAAGACCAAGCTCGGTACATTGCCTGCCGGTAATCGCAAGATCGTGACCTCCCACGATGCATTCGGTTACCTGGGCCAAGCCTATGGCATCGAGTTCATGGCGCCCCAGGGTTTATCCACCGAACGTGAACCGTCGGCGGCGGAAGTCGCGGCGCTGATTACCCAGATCCGTCAGGCGAAAGTCAAAGCGGTGTTCATGGAAAACATCAAGGATGCACGCCTGCTCAAGCAGATCGCCGACGAGAGCGGCGCGCACATCGGCGGCACGTTGTACTCCGATGCACTCGCTGCCAGCGGACCGGCCAGCACATTCACCGGCCTGTTCGAATACAACCTCAATACGTTGTATGAGGCACTGAGCCGGCCTTGA
- a CDS encoding DUF3617 domain-containing protein yields the protein MNVRLLGVALAMGLSVPMAAQAQMLQPGLWELTTSNMKVDNQNLPDLQLILGQLQTQMTPEQRAMLEKQGITMGGKGIRVCLTPAQVQTNDIPLQDPQSGCKQQITERTGNQWKFRFSCPKAQGTGVATFQSDREFTTKVNGTFNATGIQQNGSLDTRAVWLGQDCGTVKPRA from the coding sequence ATGAATGTTCGTCTGCTGGGTGTGGCCTTGGCGATGGGTTTGTCGGTTCCGATGGCGGCTCAGGCGCAGATGCTCCAGCCGGGTTTGTGGGAATTGACCACCAGCAACATGAAGGTCGATAACCAGAACCTGCCGGACCTGCAACTGATCCTCGGCCAGTTGCAAACCCAGATGACCCCGGAGCAACGGGCGATGCTGGAAAAGCAGGGGATTACCATGGGCGGTAAAGGTATTCGCGTATGCCTGACCCCGGCGCAGGTGCAAACCAATGACATCCCGCTGCAAGACCCGCAATCGGGTTGCAAGCAGCAGATCACCGAGCGCACCGGCAATCAATGGAAGTTTCGTTTCAGTTGCCCAAAGGCCCAGGGTACTGGGGTCGCGACGTTCCAGAGCGATCGTGAATTCACCACCAAGGTCAACGGCACGTTCAATGCCACCGGCATCCAGCAGAACGGCAGCCTCGACACGCGCGCGGTATGGCTGGGGCAGGATTGCGGCACAGTCAAGCCGAGGGCTTGA